The sequence below is a genomic window from Nocardia fluminea.
CGGGCCGTAGATCTTGGACTCCTTCATCGTCCGCAGGGTCTCGAGCGGTGTCTTGGGATCGGAGACACCGCGCGAACGCAGTACACCGATCGCTTTCACGCTTTCGAGCAGATGTGACAGGTTCACTCGACTACCTCCGCAGCATTGATCACTCGACGCCCACCGTAGCAGTCGATGTGCCTTGCATCACAGTAGTCTAACCGGGCAATTGGGACATCTCCACAAGATCAGCGCTGGGCCGCCGCCAGTACCGCGAGCAGCGGCACCAGCCTGCCCTCGGGCACCTCGAAACGGCCGAGTCCGGCGGTCTGCAACCAGCCGACGGCAGCCAGCTGGCGCAGGTGCTGGTAGATCTCCGGTGAGGTGCCCAGTTCCGCGATGGCGGCGAGATCGGCGGCGGTTCTGCGCCCGTAGACGATTTCCTGCAGCAGTCGCAGACGAACCGGATCGGCAAGAGCGGCAAGGCAATTGGCGGCCTCGATGGTCCAGACATCACCGACGATGGCATCGGTGGGGTACTGGGCCTGCCAATCGAAACGCTCACCGGTGGGCAATTGCAACGCGCCCGCCAGCAACACGCCGCCGGTGCGTTTGCCCGCGTCGGCGAATTCCTGCCGCAGGCGTGCCACGGCCCACGGTAGCTGCGCGTGCTCGGGCTGCGCGCTCTCCAGCGCGGCAACGCGACGTTCCAGTTCTTCGAGTCGGTCGACCAGATCCTCCACGCCGGTCAACCTACGCCACACCGAAGCTGTTGCGCTGCTTCATCGAAACGACAACGCACCCCGGATCGCATGGACCCGGGGTGCGCGGTGGGTGAACGTCAGCGCGTGACAGCGCCGAACGAGGGCTGCTGGATGGTGCCGAGCTGGTAGGCGAACCCGTCGGGGTGTGCCTCGGAGACCGGCACGGACCAGCGGTGCCACAGGTTGCCGTAGACCGCCGCCACGATCAGTCCGGCGCCGGTGTTCAGCGGCGCCGTGCGGATGGTGGTATCGACGGGCACGTCCTGGTGTTCGCTCAGGACCGCGGTGCCGCTCTGCCCGCTGGACAGATTCAGCCACATGACCTCGAGCTTGGCGTTGCCCTGGTTGGGCGAGATGGTGCCGGGCCCGCCGAAGAAGCCGAGGCGGAAGCCGTCCATGTCGAGGGCGATGCCCGAGCCGTAGACCCCAGGCCCGCCGCCGTTCTGGCCGATATCGGAGGTCGCCGGGATCTGGAACGGTTGCGCGGGCAGCGCGACATCGACCGTGCCCTCGGCGGCGAGCTTGTCCAAGGCGGCGAGTGCGCCCGGATTGTTCGCCACCGACGTACGCAGCTGCGAGACCGCCGCGGCCACGTCGACGGTCTGTGGCTTCGGTTCCGCGGCCGCGGGGCCCGCGAAGACGATGGCGACGGCGGCCGAGGTGACGGCTACCGCGGTGGTGAAGCGACGCATGAAACTCAGATGATGCATAACCAGCTCTCCTCGAGTGTCCTGGTACTGCTTTCCCTGGTGATTCGTCCGCTGACTGTGTCGGGTGGGCTGTGCGCTGCCCGACCACTGGTGCACGGTACCGCCACTGGATGTGGGATCTGTCACTACCCCGGGGGAAGTCGAGTTCAGGACCTCGGGTCGGTCACGGCATGTTCGCGATCTCCACTTTGTAGCCGCGATAGAGCTCGGGTTTGGCGGTGAGCACCGGCATGTCCAGATTCTGCGCGGTGAACACCACGGGCGCGATCAGCGGCCAGTCGAGATGGTCGTCGGCGATCGGCACCGTGGTGCCGATGCGGATCGCGGTGGCGGCGTCGAGTTCGGCCCAGCGCACGGCGACGCGATTGTCGAGCAGGCGCCCGAGTTCGTCGATGTTGTCGACGGCGCGCATCGCGGCCATCAGGCTCACGGTGGGTACCACCAGGATTCGGCGCTGCTGGGTGAACTGGCGCATGATCACCTGCCCGAACAGCGGCGACAGCGCCAGCGAGGTGAGCGCGGTGTGATCGGCGACGCTCACTGGCGACTGTCCAGCGCGCCCATCAGCTTGCTCAGTTTGGCTTGCGCCTCGGCGATGTCCGCCGCGGAATGCTGGGTGATCCTGGCGTCGAGCGTGCCCAGGATCTGTTCGCGTAGATCATCGTTGAAGTACGCGGGCGGCAGCGCCGCGTGGCGCAACACCTCAGCGGGTACCACCGCGACCAATTCTTTCCCCTCCCGCGTCACGATCACCGGCCGTCCGCTCGCGGACACCCCGTCGAAAACACTGCCGAGCTGACCACGTAACTCGGTCAGCGGCACACTGTCGTAATCGGCCATAGTCAACTGTACATCTCTGTGTACAGTCGCGCCGCCCGGTCGCTCAGGCGACCTTGCGGGCCGGTTCGCTGCGGTAGCGGGTGACCGGGCCGTCGATGCCGAGCAGGCGCCAGGTCAGCTTGGCGACCGGGTTCATCAGGCCGCTGTTGGTGGCGAGGGCGCGCACGTCACCGAAGATGTTGCGCATCGTGGTCTGCGATTCGTCGCTGCCCCAGTAGGCCTCGCGCATGACCTCCGCCGGGATGTCGAACTTCTCGACGAATTCCTTGGGCGGGGTCATGATCATGTCGAGCATCACCCGCATCGCGATCGGGAAGGCCACGGAGAGAACCGATTTCGTGATCGGGTTCATGCCGGGCACGTTCCGTCGCAGGTACTCGTGGGCGAAGGAGATGTGCCTGGCCTCCTCGGCCACGTGGATCTGCATCACCCGCTGCACCATCGGGTGCAGATCGACGCCCGCGCGCAGCAGCGACTTCTGCAGGTGGTCGATCGGCTCCTCGCCGCCGAGGATCATCGTGAAGAACAGTTCGGGGAAGTACTTCACCGCGGGCCAGATGGCCATGGTGAGCTTGCGATCGATGGTGCCCATGCCGATCACATCGCGGTAGCCGATGCGGTTGATCATCTCCTGGAACATCATCGTGTGGTTGCACTCTTCGGCAGCCTCGTGCGTGATGTACCGGAATTCCGGGTCGCCGTTGGGGACCGACACCAGGTACTGCATCAGCCCGCGGATCAGCAACTGCTCGAAGTCCAGGCCCACCTTGGCGATGCCGGCCTGGCGCCACATGCCGATGGCGATCTGCTTCTCGATCGGCTGCGCCTTGTACCAGGGGTGGCGGCCCAGCGGGTCCTCGTCGGGCATGATCCAGCGCGGATCGTCGCTGTGCACGGCGAACTCGGGGGAGTCCCAGTCGATATCGACGTAGGGGTCGAAGTGCCGGTTGACCGAACCTTCGGACAGGTTGCGCAGGATCTCGTGGTATTCGGGATCGGTGGCGGTGTTCTTGATTGTCGACAGCATCAGCGGTGTCTCCTTCGGTGTGGCCCGAACCCTACGTTATATGAGACTCAGAGTCCCACACAACCCCAGTGATGGTCGGGTTCGTCCTCGCGCTGCGATCTACCAGCACCGACTACGATGAATCGTCGCAGGACACGCCGAACGCTTCACCGGTCAGCCAGCGCACCTGGCTGTGAACGGAGCGGGGCCCACGAGGGTCGCGCACCGAGAGAGCGAGGATTCGATGCCACGTTCCACTCCCGCCAAGGCTGTCTGGCCTGCCCTGCGCGTCGAGGACTGGTCCGACACTCGCGACACCCTGCACATGTGGTCACAGATCATCGGCAAACTGACGATGGCGGGCACGCCGCTGGTCAACCACTGGTGGAATGTCACGTTCGCGATCAGCGCGCGGGGCCTGGCGACCGGCGCGATCCCCGTCGACGGCCGACTGCTCGACATCGAATTCGATTTCGTCGACCACGAACTCGTCCTGCGCAGCAGCGACGGCCGCCGGGCCACCATCGCCCTGCGGCCGCGCACGGTGGCCGACTTCTACGCCGAACTCGGCCATGTGCTCGGTCGCCTCGACATCGTGGTCGATATCGAAGCCTCACCCAACGAGGTCGACCCGGCCATCCCCTTCGCCGAGGACACCACCCACCACTCCTACGACGCGGACGCTGTGCACCTGTTCTGGCAACAGCTCGTCCAGATCGAGCGCGTATTCCAGTTCTGGCGCGCCGGTTTCGCCGGGAAATCCAGTCCGGTGCAATTCTTCTGGGGCTCGTTCGACCTGGCCTGCACCCGCTTCTCCGGGCGCCCCGCGCCCCTGCACCCCGGCGGCGCACCCAATTGCGCCGATTGGGTGATGGAGGAGGCCTACTCGCGCGAATGCGCGAGCGCGGGCTTCTGGCCGGGTGGCGCCGAAGGCACCTTCTACGCCTATTCCTACCCGGCGCCGGACGGTTACTCCGCTCGTCCCGCGGGACCCGACGGCGCCCAATGGGACAACACCCTCGGCGAATTCGTCCTGCCCTACGACGTGGTCCGCGAATCCGCCGACCCCGACGCCACTCTCCTGCATTTCCTCGACACCACCTACGCCTCCGCCGCCGACCTGGCCCATTGGGACCGTCCGCTCCTCGACGTCGATCCCCACCGCCTCGATCGACGACTGCACCTCGACGACACGACGGCGCTCTGACCACCGCGCGACATCACATCTCGCGCAACAGGTCCGTCAGTAGCGCGGCGTCCACCCGGTAGGGCGTATTGAATCCGAGCCGCTCGACGAGTCCGTCGTAGCGCTCGTGCAGTTGCGCCGCCGCGCGCGCCGGGTCGGTGGCGGTGATCGCGACGGCGTCGAGGAAATCGTCGTCGACGAGGTCGGCCATCCGATCCCATTCCCCGTTCTTGGACATCGCTTTCAGGCGGGGCCCGAGTTCGGCCCGATCGTGCAGCTGGAGAATCGGCCAGTAGGCCGGTGTCGATCCATAGAACGCCAGCTGCTTTCGGATGGCCTGCCTCGCCGCAGCGAGTTCGCTCGCGGATCTGCCTGTCGCGACCATCGCCGAGTGGTGGATCACGATGTCGCCCAGAGGCTTCCGCGCGCGCTCCGCACCCTGTGCCAGGGCGGGCAGGGTCACCTCGCGCAGAAATGTCGGAGTGCAGAACGGGTGCGACATGAATCCGTCGGCGACCTCCCCGGCGACCGCGGTCATCCCCGGCCCCACCCCCGCGAGATAGATCGGCGGCGGGCCGAAGCCGGCCACCTCCTCGGCCGAGGGGCGAAACAGCGGCGGCATCAAAGTGTGCTGATAGAACTCGCCCTGGTAGTCGAGCCGCCCGCCCTGCTCCCAGCTCGCCCAGATGGCGCGCACCGCCAGCACCATGTCGCGCATCCGGTCGGCCGGTCGGCTCCACGGCATGGAGTAGCGCCGGGTGATGTGCGCGCGGATCTGGCTACCGAGGCCGAGAACGAACCGTCCGCGGGAGTAGGCCTGCAGATCCCAGGCGATGGTGGCCAGCAACAGTGGGTTTCGGGCGAACGCCACCGCGATCGAGGTCCCCAACTCGACCCGCTCCGTGTGCTCGGCGGCGAGCAATAGCGGCAAGAACGGGTCGTGGGCCCCTTCGAACGTCCAGATGCCCGCGTACCCCGCGGCCTCCGCGGCGGCGGCGGCCTTACCCATCGTGGCGAGCCCGCCGGTCAGCGTTGTGTCGATCTTCAAAACGCACGAATCCCATCACCGTCGTCTGCCGTTCGTCGCGCGGAGTCGGTGACAGTGCGCGACGATTCGACCATCACCGTATCGCTGCACAGAGCCGATCCGGGCTGATCCGGCAAACGCCCAGGATGGGATTCGAGCGGGTCCGCGGGTCAGACCGGGACGCCGCCGTAGGTCCTGCGGTGCTTGGCCTCGAGGAAGGACAGCCCGCCGAAGGCGATGAGGCCGACCGCGATCAGCATGAGCAGCCAAGGGCCGAAAGGATTTCCGGCGAAATCGTGCAGTACCGCGTCGACACCCTTGGCGGCCGCGGCGTCGTAGTTGACCGCTGCGACCATGGCGGCGAAACCGATGCTGATCACGATCGCGCCCCGAGCGAGATAGCCGATCCGGCCCAACCAGATCGCGGCCTCCCGCATACCGTGCGTCATCCAGCCCATCCGAAGATCCTCGGCGAAGTCGAGGCGCAGACCGCGCACCGTCTGCCAGATGCCGAAGGCCAGGATGGCGATACCGATCAGCAGCACGACCACCTGCCCGCCCTCCCAGCTCAGGATGCGGCCGGTCAGATCGCGGGCGACCGCGTCGCTCGGCGTCGGCGTGCGCCCGTGCATCACGAACCGCAGGGTGCCCCAGAAGGCCAGGGCATAGACGATCCCGGAGATCACGGCATAGGCGCGGTGTCCGCCCGAATACGTCCGCCCCGCACTGGCCACTTGCACCGCGCGCCACACGGCCAGCGCGGCGAAGCCGAACACGAGAATCCACAGCAGCAGGTAACCCAGCGGCTTCGCGGCGATCGCGGCCAGCGCCCCACCGGCATCCGGCTCGTGCTCGGCCGTTCCGATCGCCAGCATGAAAGCGAGAATGCCGAGCACGACGTAGGCGACGCCACGCGCGACGAAACCGAAACGGGCGACTGCTTCCACTCCGCCGGAACTGGTGGACCGGCGCGGCGCCCGGTCATAGGACCGGCGGCCCCAGCCCCGATTCCGGACCGACCGCCATCCGCGCCGGTCGGTCCGGACCCGATCACGTCGCCGATATCTGTTCGCACTGCGAAATACGCTCATGAGGTTCCCTATCTCTTCCTGTGCGGTAATGCCCGCACCCTGGGGTTCAAACACCAGGAAGAGAATTCGTTGCGCCGAGATCTGCTGCCGGGCAAGCGAATGCGTCGAAAACAAGAAATCCGGTGCGGGTCAGCTTTCGACTCGCACCGGATTTGTTGTTGTCTACCAGGTCACTTCAGCTCGGCGCTGGTCTTTCCGAGCACGCGGCGAGCCACGATCAGCTGCTGGATCTGCTGGGTGCCTTCGAAGATGTCGAGGATCTTCGAGTCGCGGGCCCACTTCTCGAGCAGGGTGCGCTGGGAGTAGCCGATGGTGCCGGCCAGTTCCACTGCCTTGAGGGTGACGTCGGTGCCGGTGCGGCCCGCCTTGGCCTTGGACATCGAGGCCTCGAGCGAGTTCGGCTTCTTGTTGTCCGCCATCCAGGCGGCACGCAGGGAGAGCAGGTAGGCCGACTCGTAGTCGGCTTCCATGCGCAGGAATTCGGCGGCCGCGGCGGACTGGTTCATCGCGGGGGTGTCGTAGGAGATCTCGACGCCCGCCTCGGTGAGGACACTCCGCAGTTCCTCGAGCGCGGCGCGGGTGACGCCGACCGCCATGGCCGCCACGAGGGGACGGGTGTTGTCGAAGGTCTGCATGACCCCCGCGAAACCCTTCTCCACGTTGACTTCCGGCGAGCCGAGGATGTTGTCGGCGGGGATGCGGCAATCTTGCAGCAGCAGCACCGCGGTGTCGGAGGCCTTGATGCCGAGCTTGTGCTCGAGCCGTGCCACCGACAGGCCCGGAGCGTCGCGCGGGACGACGAAGGACTTGATCGCGGCGCGACCCAGGCTCTTGTCGACCGAGGCCCACACCACGATGTGGGTGGCGCGCTGACCGCAGGTGACGAAGATCTTCTCGCCGTTGAGCACCCACTCGTCGCCGTCGAGAACAGCGGTGGTGGTGACCGCAGCCGAGTCGGAACCGAAGGACGGCTCGGTGATCGCCATCGCGGCCCACACCTTGCCGAAACGCGACAGCTGCTCGTCGGTCGCGACGGCGGCGATCGCGGCGTTGCCCAGTCCCTGGTAGGGGATGGTGAGCATCAGGCCGACATCGCCCCACGAGGTCTCGAGGGAGTTGAGCAGCGCGGACATGTTGCCGCCGTTGGCATTCGCGGTCAGATCCGCGTCGGCCTCGTCGTTACGGCCGCCGGCGGCGCCACCGATCTTCTGGGTGCCGGAGTCGGCGAGCCCTTCGATCATGGCGGCCATCGTGTCGAGCTCGACCGGGTACTCGTGCTCGGCGAGGTCGTACTTGCGGGAAATGGGACGGAAGATCTGCGAGGCGACCTGGTGGGCCTGGTTGGCGCTCGCCTTCAGCTTCTTGGGGAGTTCGAGATTGATCATGAGGGGGCTCCTGGAAGGTGAGAAACGGGCCTAGACCAGCACGATGCCTTCGGCGACACCGACGGAACGAAGGTCGCGGTACCACCGCTCGACCGGGTGTTCCTTGGTGAAGCCGTGGCCGCCGAGCAGCTGCACGCCGTCCAGACCGATCTGCATGCCCTTGTCGGTGGCCAGCTTGCGCGCCAGCGCCGCCTCACGGGCGAACGACAGACCCTGCTCGGCGCGCGAGGCACCACGCAGGGTGACCAGGCGCAGGCCGTCGAGCTCGATCGCCATGTTGGCGACCATGAAGGCCACCGCCTGACGGTGCGAGATCGGCTCGCCGAACGCCTCACGCTCGTTCACGTACGGGATCACGTAGTCGAGCACGGCCTGGCCGGTACCGATGGCCAGCGAGGCCCAGCCCAGCCGGGCGAGCTGCACCGCGTCGCCGTATTCGGCGGCACGGATCTTGGCGTCGCTGTCGCCGAGGACGGCGTCGGCGCCGACGGCCACGTTGTCCAGGATCAGCCGGCCGAGGCCCGCGGCGCGCAGACCCATGCTCGGGTCGGCTTCCACGGACAGCCCGGCGGTGTCGGACTCGACGATGAACAGCGCGGGTCGCCCGTCGAGCTCGGCGGCCACGATGAACAGTTCGGCGTCTGCCGCGGCCGGGACCAGGCTCTTCACGCCGTTGAGCTTGTAGCCGCTGGGGGAGCGCACGGCCTTGGTCTGCAGCGCGAACGGGTCGAACAGGGCGCGCGGCTCGTTGATCACCACGGACGCCTGCGGCACGCTCTCGCCGGTGAAGGCGGGTAGGTAGGTCTGCTGCTGCGCGTCGGTGCCCCATTGCGACAGGGCGACGGTGACGCCGCTCGGCGCCAGGATCGGCAGCGCCAGACCCATGTCGCCGTGCGCCAGCGCCTCGGCGACCAGGGAGTTGGTGACAGCGCCGCGCTCGGATGCCGCGCCTTCCAGCTCCTCGGGCACGTTGATCAGGGTGATGCCGAGTTCGGCGGCCCGCTCGAGCAGGTCGCGCGGTGCCTTGGCGGCGTTGTCGGCGTCGTAGGCCGCGGGGCGCAGGATCTCGCCCGCGAAATCACGCACCGTCTCGACGATCATCTGCTGCTCGTCGGACGGGGTGAGATCGAAGTAGTCCTTGGTCTTGGACTCGTTGTCGACCAGGCGCTTGGGCTCACCGCCACCGGCGACCTTGGCGAACGTACGAGTGGCCGCGCCGAGGGTACGGAACCCGGTCTTGGTGCCCTCGTAGGTGACTCGCTCGATCGGTTTGCGCAGGTTGTACTTGCCCGCGAGCTCCGACCCGGTAATGGTCGTCAAAGCGCGCATCGCGGCGCCCATCCAGTCCCGCTTGGGCTGGCTGAGACCGACCGCGGACGTGTCGTTCGGACGTCGCTTCGTCGCGCTGTCTCGAGTGCTCATCATCACCTGATTTCCTCGGCTGTCGGGGTGCCTTCGACCCCACCATCTTACTCTTCGGTAAGTCTATCTTACTCCAGAGTAAGAAGTGTGCTGACCCGTCGTCGAATCGTGTGCGTCTGCCAGGCTGGCCGGGTGCCCGTCATCGCGTCGGTTTTCGCGCTCGTTCTGCTGGTGACGTCGGGGCGCTACGGCTAACGAGCTGTATTTCCTGGCCGCGGGTCGGCGGCTGGACTGGTCTTACCCCGATCAGCCGCCGTTGTCGCCGTTTCTGGCCAGACTCATGGCTGCGGTCGACCCCGATTCGTTATGTGTCATGAGATTGCCGGCCGTCGCAGCCGCCACGCTCGTGGTGGTGTGCGCCGGGGTGATGGCGGGGGAGCTGGGCGGAGGGCGTGGTGCCCGCGCACTGGCGGCCGGTGCGGTCGCGAGTTCCGCGCTGGTGATGGGCGCGGGGCACCTGCTGGGAACAACGGTGTTCGATCTGGCGGCCTGGTCGCTGATCTGTCTGCTGGTGTTGAAGCTCGGACGGGATCGGCGATGGTGGCTGGTGATCGGACCGGTCGTCGGGCTCGGGCTCCAGAACAAGGTACTGCTGATCGTGCCGGTCGCTGTGCTGGCCGTCGCGCTGGCGCTGACCGGACAACGAAAGCTGTTCGCGACCAGGTACTTCGGGGTCGCCGTCGGGTTCGTGCTGATCTTGTGGTTGCCGTATCTGTGGTGGCAGGCGGGAAACGGATGGCCGCAATGGGAACTGAGCAGAG
It includes:
- a CDS encoding ArsR/SmtB family transcription factor, which codes for MEDLVDRLEELERRVAALESAQPEHAQLPWAVARLRQEFADAGKRTGGVLLAGALQLPTGERFDWQAQYPTDAIVGDVWTIEAANCLAALADPVRLRLLQEIVYGRRTAADLAAIAELGTSPEIYQHLRQLAAVGWLQTAGLGRFEVPEGRLVPLLAVLAAAQR
- a CDS encoding PIN domain-containing protein produces the protein MSVADHTALTSLALSPLFGQVIMRQFTQQRRILVVPTVSLMAAMRAVDNIDELGRLLDNRVAVRWAELDAATAIRIGTTVPIADDHLDWPLIAPVVFTAQNLDMPVLTAKPELYRGYKVEIANMP
- a CDS encoding type II toxin-antitoxin system Phd/YefM family antitoxin, yielding MADYDSVPLTELRGQLGSVFDGVSASGRPVIVTREGKELVAVVPAEVLRHAALPPAYFNDDLREQILGTLDARITQHSAADIAEAQAKLSKLMGALDSRQ
- a CDS encoding AurF N-oxygenase family protein — protein: MLSTIKNTATDPEYHEILRNLSEGSVNRHFDPYVDIDWDSPEFAVHSDDPRWIMPDEDPLGRHPWYKAQPIEKQIAIGMWRQAGIAKVGLDFEQLLIRGLMQYLVSVPNGDPEFRYITHEAAEECNHTMMFQEMINRIGYRDVIGMGTIDRKLTMAIWPAVKYFPELFFTMILGGEEPIDHLQKSLLRAGVDLHPMVQRVMQIHVAEEARHISFAHEYLRRNVPGMNPITKSVLSVAFPIAMRVMLDMIMTPPKEFVEKFDIPAEVMREAYWGSDESQTTMRNIFGDVRALATNSGLMNPVAKLTWRLLGIDGPVTRYRSEPARKVA
- a CDS encoding DUF5996 family protein, which codes for MPRSTPAKAVWPALRVEDWSDTRDTLHMWSQIIGKLTMAGTPLVNHWWNVTFAISARGLATGAIPVDGRLLDIEFDFVDHELVLRSSDGRRATIALRPRTVADFYAELGHVLGRLDIVVDIEASPNEVDPAIPFAEDTTHHSYDADAVHLFWQQLVQIERVFQFWRAGFAGKSSPVQFFWGSFDLACTRFSGRPAPLHPGGAPNCADWVMEEAYSRECASAGFWPGGAEGTFYAYSYPAPDGYSARPAGPDGAQWDNTLGEFVLPYDVVRESADPDATLLHFLDTTYASAADLAHWDRPLLDVDPHRLDRRLHLDDTTAL
- a CDS encoding TIGR03617 family F420-dependent LLM class oxidoreductase; translated protein: MKIDTTLTGGLATMGKAAAAAEAAGYAGIWTFEGAHDPFLPLLLAAEHTERVELGTSIAVAFARNPLLLATIAWDLQAYSRGRFVLGLGSQIRAHITRRYSMPWSRPADRMRDMVLAVRAIWASWEQGGRLDYQGEFYQHTLMPPLFRPSAEEVAGFGPPPIYLAGVGPGMTAVAGEVADGFMSHPFCTPTFLREVTLPALAQGAERARKPLGDIVIHHSAMVATGRSASELAAARQAIRKQLAFYGSTPAYWPILQLHDRAELGPRLKAMSKNGEWDRMADLVDDDFLDAVAITATDPARAAAQLHERYDGLVERLGFNTPYRVDAALLTDLLREM
- a CDS encoding DUF1206 domain-containing protein; amino-acid sequence: MEAVARFGFVARGVAYVVLGILAFMLAIGTAEHEPDAGGALAAIAAKPLGYLLLWILVFGFAALAVWRAVQVASAGRTYSGGHRAYAVISGIVYALAFWGTLRFVMHGRTPTPSDAVARDLTGRILSWEGGQVVVLLIGIAILAFGIWQTVRGLRLDFAEDLRMGWMTHGMREAAIWLGRIGYLARGAIVISIGFAAMVAAVNYDAAAAKGVDAVLHDFAGNPFGPWLLMLIAVGLIAFGGLSFLEAKHRRTYGGVPV
- a CDS encoding acyl-CoA dehydrogenase family protein, whose protein sequence is MINLELPKKLKASANQAHQVASQIFRPISRKYDLAEHEYPVELDTMAAMIEGLADSGTQKIGGAAGGRNDEADADLTANANGGNMSALLNSLETSWGDVGLMLTIPYQGLGNAAIAAVATDEQLSRFGKVWAAMAITEPSFGSDSAAVTTTAVLDGDEWVLNGEKIFVTCGQRATHIVVWASVDKSLGRAAIKSFVVPRDAPGLSVARLEHKLGIKASDTAVLLLQDCRIPADNILGSPEVNVEKGFAGVMQTFDNTRPLVAAMAVGVTRAALEELRSVLTEAGVEISYDTPAMNQSAAAAEFLRMEADYESAYLLSLRAAWMADNKKPNSLEASMSKAKAGRTGTDVTLKAVELAGTIGYSQRTLLEKWARDSKILDIFEGTQQIQQLIVARRVLGKTSAELK
- a CDS encoding acyl-CoA dehydrogenase family protein, which encodes MMMSTRDSATKRRPNDTSAVGLSQPKRDWMGAAMRALTTITGSELAGKYNLRKPIERVTYEGTKTGFRTLGAATRTFAKVAGGGEPKRLVDNESKTKDYFDLTPSDEQQMIVETVRDFAGEILRPAAYDADNAAKAPRDLLERAAELGITLINVPEELEGAASERGAVTNSLVAEALAHGDMGLALPILAPSGVTVALSQWGTDAQQQTYLPAFTGESVPQASVVINEPRALFDPFALQTKAVRSPSGYKLNGVKSLVPAAADAELFIVAAELDGRPALFIVESDTAGLSVEADPSMGLRAAGLGRLILDNVAVGADAVLGDSDAKIRAAEYGDAVQLARLGWASLAIGTGQAVLDYVIPYVNEREAFGEPISHRQAVAFMVANMAIELDGLRLVTLRGASRAEQGLSFAREAALARKLATDKGMQIGLDGVQLLGGHGFTKEHPVERWYRDLRSVGVAEGIVLV